A genomic region of Ammospiza nelsoni isolate bAmmNel1 chromosome 3, bAmmNel1.pri, whole genome shotgun sequence contains the following coding sequences:
- the TENT5A gene encoding terminal nucleotidyltransferase 5A, producing the protein MADDEKAGGSSADGGESAHCNVLSWEQVQRLDRILSETIPIHGRGNFPTLAMQPRQIVKVVRSRLEEKGIGLRDVRLNGSAASHVLHQDSGLGYKDLDLIFCADLKGEAEFQTVKDVVLDCLLDFLPEGVNKEKITPLTLKEAYVQKMVKVCNDSDRWSLISLSNNSGKNVELKFVDSLRRQFEFSVDSFQIKLDSLLLFYECSENPMTETFHPTIIGESVYGDFQEAFDHLCNKIIATRNPEEIRGGGLLKYCNLLVRGFRAASESEIKSLQRYMCSRFFIDFSDIGEQQRKLESYLQNHFVGLEDRKYDYLMTLHGVVNESTVCLMGHERRQTLNLITMLAIRVLAEQNIIPNVANVTCYYQPAPYVADANFSNYYIAQVQTVFPCQQHTYSTWLPCN; encoded by the exons ATGGCAGACGATGAGAAGGCCGGCGGGAGTTCCGCGGACGGCGGCGAGAGCGCGCACTGCAAcgtgctgagctgggagcaagTGCAGCGTCTGGACCGCATCCTCAGCGAAACCATCCCCATCCACGGCCGCGGTAACTTCCCCACGCTGGCCATGCAGCCTCGGCAGATCGTCAAGGTGGTGCGGAGCCGGCTGGAAGAGAAGGGCATCGGCCTGCGGGACGTGCGGCTGAACGGCTCGGCCGCCAGCCACGTCCTCCACCAGGACAGCGGCCTGGGCTACAAGGACTTGGACCTCATCTTCTGCGCCGACCTCAAAGGAGAAGCCGAATTTCAGACTGTGAAGGACGTGGTCTTGGACTGCCTCTTGGATTTCTTACCCGAGGGGGTGAATAAGGAGAAGATCACGCCTCTCACACTCAAG GAGGCTTATGTGCAGAAAATGGTAAAAGTATGCAATGATTCAGACCGATGGAGTCTTATCTCCCTGTCCAACAACAGTGGCAAAAACGTGGAGCTGAAATTTGTGGACTCTCTGAGGCGACAGTTTGAATTCAGTGTCGATTCCTTTCAAATCAAGCTGGActccctgctgcttttttatgAGTGCTCAGAGAATCCGATGACTGAAACTTTTCACCCAACTATCATTGGCGAGAGCGTTTATGGGGATTTCCAGGAAGCCTTTGATCACCTCTGCAACAAGATAATTGCCACCAGAAACCCAGAAGAAATCAGAGGAGGTGGTCTTCTGAAGTACTGCAACCTTTTGGTAAGGGGCTTTAGGGCAGCCTCTGAATCTGAGATTAAATCCCTGCAGAGATACATGTGTTCGAGGTTTTTCATTGACTTCTCAGACATTGGCgagcagcagagaaagctgGAGTCCTACTTGCAGAACCACTTTGTGGGATTAGAAGACCGCAAGTATGACTATCTCATGACCCTTCACGGTGTGGTGAATGAGAGCACAGTGTGCCTGATGGGACATGAGAGGAGACAGACTCTGAATCTCATCACCATGCTGGCCATCCGGGTCCTAGCCGAGCAAAATATCATCCCCAACGTGGCCAATGTCACCTGCTATTACCAGCCAGCCCCATACGTAGCAGATGCCAACTTCAGCAATTACTATATTGCCCAGGTTCAGACGGTGTTCCCTTGCCAGCAGCACACATACTCTACTTGGCTGCCCTGTAATTAA